A DNA window from Callospermophilus lateralis isolate mCalLat2 chromosome X, mCalLat2.hap1, whole genome shotgun sequence contains the following coding sequences:
- the LOC143386037 gene encoding eukaryotic translation initiation factor 1A, X-chromosomal — MPKNKGKGGKNRRRGKNENESEKRELVFKEDGQEYAQVIKMLGNGRLEAMCFDGVKRLCHIRGKLRKKVWINTSDIILVGLRDYQDNKADVILKYNADEARSLKAYGELPEHAKINETDTFGPGDDDEIQFDDIGDDDEDIDDI; from the exons ATGCCCAAGAATAAAG gtAAAGGAGGTAAAAATAGACGCAGAGGTAAGAATGAAAACGAGTCTGAAAAAAGAGAGCTGGTGTTCAAAGAGGATGGGCAAG AGTATGCTCAAGTAATCAAAATGTTGGGAAATGGACGATTAGAAGCAATGTGTTTCGATGGTGTAAAGAGGTTATGTCACATCAGAGGGAAATTGAGAAAAAAG GTTTGGATAAATACCTCAGACATCATATTGGTTGGTCTTCGAGACTACCAG GATAACAAAGCTgatgtaattttaaaatacaatgcAGATGAAGCTAGAAGTCTGAAGGCTTATGGCGAGCTTCCAGAGCATG ctaaaatcaatgaaactgatACATTCGGTCCTGGAGATGATGATGAGATTCAGTTTGATGACATTGGAGATGATGATGAGGACATTGATGAT aTCTAA